From Dermatophagoides farinae isolate YC_2012a chromosome 10, ASM2471394v1, whole genome shotgun sequence, a single genomic window includes:
- the pyd gene encoding LOW QUALITY PROTEIN: zonula occludens-like protein polychaetoid (The sequence of the model RefSeq protein was modified relative to this genomic sequence to represent the inferred CDS: deleted 1 base in 1 codon), producing MMKKKRKTEPTRKKEKQSLSSSSSLLMKGSSKSGNVPTGHNSYRQSNSVTPLNKKRSSSSSSRIKSRCDHHDDHLNANKNDEHSKRSRRTNSLPKSNDKSKNGSKTYDNKNDNGNHMFKHNVSNWLTNFNHLHSHTCQDGQDEKQNNIQTIIQSPKNRNPDNDQSNRGHGGHYIPSSLPSRNGGRESFIQVQNFGQQLWPHQERQVQQQRQQIVRPFGQIDANGYVKTTLTKSLGPPLPLSSWSLCHPEYNRRQQQPSINRSGLMVERHKHQPLPFTSTTTNMDQSIPYSLGGERVGWEYHDITLSRVPVYGFGIAVSGGRDNPHFMNGDPSIAISDVLKAGPAEGKLLVNDRVISANGISLENVDYSQAIHVLRECGNTVNLLIKRRALISTMNSTHFSSVNDANNNNLIKITLTKNSKKEDLGIVLGCKIFIKEIVNRNLTTNGDKENHLQEGDVIQKINNTNVENLSLKEAKKLLDNCKDKLTLVVRRDMMINQNFLNENRNYINGHSRSNSGISNMFRQQHQHLTQKWPQNGYESSAQSPLPNTSLSNNNELANDNVNHGQSPYNSSSIATMANSRSTNGWSNQNLYVQPPTRMNDSSLINGNHDTTRNRELINGNIDHCEPSSTSSMNTSETVISPTAKLSYRPLPQKPTATTSSSSSIQLGETTESTNTNMVTTSSNVNSNPETVVDQEISLIPKTQINNEIRYIAFQKEGSVGIRLTGGNEVGIFVTAVQPGSPAYQQGLQVADKILKANNVDMKDFTREEAVLYLLRIKDRIELYVQNCKEEYENIVAKQKGDSFYIRVHFNYDSEGKGELSFHDGDVFHVVDTLFNGVVGSWFVYRLGRNNQEIQKGSIPNKSRADELATEQRLENRSKKSNSGTDDLSITETGSSRRSNFFKRRRSARRSKSLCRENWEDILFGDANSKFQAYERVALRHPGFVRPVIFFGPLADIAREKLLRDYPDKFESPQSMNSSNEESTKNSKLNNSGIVRLSAIKEIIEHGKHALLDITPSAVDRLNYAQFYPIVIFMRVENKSIVKELRNRSSTKNTVHRSSRKLFEQSIKLEKIWHHVFTSSITLTSGGDLWYKKLREIIDKQQTQNVWMSEFKPDESISDDFLFPMNSISRLSYASSPESDLDISMNDGKMDDDDDNENRDKDKDGGFLSSTSGGRLAKSSSDPSLAKIDPASTTAETMVSFETNTPKADETKSIENQSTMPIKNDQQSPSSPNNKQIPLHLLLKKELTKNNSFQKRMEQQQQIDNIPITEYPTLKLGDTQSMSLDRTAVGVNAESPLPPPPPFPPLPQPATSNSSKLAVEIPPRIDRNSKPSRFRSAHERLFGSSSSSKATQPAPPLPPPTSVASSVHNGSNGHQYDDSDYINTTVFEYATDKLQKIEQSVDQHMMEQKNSVLPRTTGSFINDPYKFTRSAAQSVQPKPSSLERTKKPLPPPLPAPANGKTESPGYLQHPTKTPPSPPPKPKLNNHSLQYQMNAMTLNDNRQQMLNNGSKPYMSTTSMMHDRNHQQGYGDYDNMPPLYPLKVPPKRALNTVATNSSEMSNGPPGYYQSLPHSSYHHGYPTSKDHSIHQRYSSHAETISNFINGTTTYNNTDMNGNLNMKDRTAYIDSMQGVKANKVAVHMDPSANHYNHSQPNYDNLCYPSSSGLYMNSTANYMPPPPPLPQQQPNDNTYLNFPFNVRTFENPVGYDHHGPMASSMMNDMNGHNGQPSPLPPPPPLPTYSRSNNPTPNIVQPIPQQARQSGLYLDLSSNRENRGSAFELYQRKPMDTSSARISTTTPGSPMFHGLPPPPPLLPVNDFNLANMYTNIDEINSSSQSSSITRFARGTGGGGDNNTFWNGNSNGSGAKSMDQSTVIATARGIFGSEGGSLVSAETGVSIIIPPHAIPEGVTQEIYFKVCEDNKLAPPLDRNLGETLLSPTVMCGPHGLRFNIPIELRLPHCAIVNPESWSFALKSSDINNGEPTGWRNISLNNECDRINANNFNEQFVSVLVDHF from the exons atgatgaaaaagaaacgaaaaaccGAGCCAACAaggaaaaaggaaaaacaatcattatcatcatcatccagttTATTGATGAAAGGATCTTCCAAATCTGGCAATGTACCAACAGGTCATAATAGCTATCGACAATCTAATTCGGTCACTcctttaaacaaaaaacgatcatcatcatcatcatcaaggatTAAAAGTCGCTGTGACCATCATGACGATCATTTGAatgcaaataaaaatgatgagcaTTCAAAACGATCGCGACGAACAAATTCATTGCCTAAAAGTAATGATAAATCtaaaaatggatcaaaaacctacgacaacaaaaatgacaatggCAATCATATGTTTAAACATAATGTATCCAATTGGTTAACAAATTTTAACCATTTACATTCGCATACATGTCAAGATGGCCAggacgaaaaacaaaacaacatcCAAACGATTATACAATCACCGAAAAACAGAAACCCAgataatgatcaatcgaATCGTGGACATGGTGGTCATTACATTCCATCTTCATTGCCATCTCGCAATGGTGGACGTGAATCGTTTATTCAGGTTCAAAATTTTGGTCAACAATTGTGGCCACATCAAGAACGACaagttcaacaacaacggcaacaaaTTGTTCGACCATTCGGCCAAATCGATGCCAATGGCTATGTGAAGACAACTCTAACAAAATCATTAGGTCCACCACTGCCATTATCGTCATGGTCATTGTGCCACCCCGAATATAATcgtcgacaacaacaacctagTATTAATAGATCCGGTCTAATGGTAGAACGACATAAACATCAACCATTGCCGTTTACTTCTACTACTACGAACATGGATCAATCCATTCCATATTCATTA GGAGGTGAACGTGTTGGCTGGGAATATCATGACATAACATTATCCCGTGTACCTGTGTATGGATTCGGTATAGCGGTCAGTGGTGGCCGTGATAATCCTCATTTCATGAATGGCGATCCATCCATTGCCATATCTGATGTGCTGAAAGCTGGACCAGCCGAAGGAAAATTATT GGTCAATGACAGAGTGATCAGTGCAAATGGTATATCATTGGAAAATGTTGACTATAGCCAAGCGATTCATGTGTTACGTGAATGCGGCAATACAGTCAATCTATTGATCAAACGACGTGCATTGATTTCGACAATGAATTCTACCCATTTTTCATCAGTAAATGAtgccaacaataataatctgaTTAAAATTACATTGACCAAGAATAGTAAAAAAGAAG ATTTAGGCATTGTACTTGGctgtaaaatttttattaaagaAATTGTTAATCGAAATCTAACCACGAATGGTGACAAAGAAAATCACCTACAAGAAGGCGATGTTATCCAAAAg ataaacaatacaaatgttgaaaatttatcgCTAAAAGAAGCAAAGAAATTATTGGATAACTGCAAAGATAAATTAACATTAGTTGTTCGAcgtgatatgatgataaatcagaattttcttaatgaaaatagaaattacATTAATGGCCATAGTCGAAGCAATAGTGGCATATCGAACATgtttcgacaacaacatcaacatctaACACAGAAATGGCCACAAAATGGATATGAATCATCAGCACAATCACCATTGCCCAATACATCGCtttcgaataataatgaactggccaatgataatgttaatcATGGCCAATCACCATACAATTCATCCAGTATAGCCACTATGGCCAATAGTCGATCCACTAATGGTTGGAGCAATCAAAATCTATATGTTCAGCCACCAACccgaatgaatgattcatcattgattaatgGCAATCATGATACTACGAGAAATCGTGAACTGATTAATGGCAATATAGATCATTGTGAACCGTCATCCACTAGCAGTATGAATACATCCGAAACAGTCATATCTCCAACGGCCAAATTATCTTATCGTCCTTTGCCACAAAAACCAACGGCCACTACATcctcatcgtcatcaatacAATTAGGTGAAACAACTGAATCTACAAATACGAATATGGTGacaacatcatcgaatgtGAATTCGAATCCCGAAACAGTTGTCGATCAAGAAATAAGTTTGATTCCAAAAACGCaaataaacaatgaaattcGATATATTGCATTCCAGAAAGAAGGAAGTGTTGGCATACGATTGACCGGAGGTAATGAAGTTGGAATTTTCGTGACTGCAGTACAGCCCGGTAGTCCGGCATATCAACAAGGATTACAGGTGGCAGATAAAATCCTGAAAGCCAACAATGTTGATATGAAAGATTTTACTCGTGAAGAAGCTGTACTTTATCTGTTACGAATAAAAGATCGAATCGAGCTTTATGTACAGAATTGCAAAGAGGAATATGAGAATATTGTTGCCAAACAAAAAGGTGATTCATTCTACATTCGTGTTCATTTCAACTATGATAGTGAAGGAAAAGGAGAACTCAGTTTCCATGATGGTGACGTTTTTCATGTTGTCGATACATTATTCAATGGTGTAGTTGGATCCTGGTTTGTTTATCGACTTGGCCGTAATAATCAGGAAATTCAGAAAGGTTCCATACCCAACAAAAGCCGTGCCGATGAATTGGCAACCGAACAGCGATTGGAAAATCGTtcgaaaaaatccaattcagGAACCGATGATTTAAGCATAACCGAAACCGGTAGTAGTCGAAGaagtaattttttcaaacgtCGTCGCAGTGCACGAAGATCAAAATCACTTTGTCGTGAAAATTGGGAAGATATTTTATTTGGTGATGctaattcaaaatttcagGCCTATGAACGTGTTGCACTTAGGCATCCTGGATTCGTACGGCCGGTCATATTTTTTGGTCCATTAGCCGATATTGCTCGCGAAAAACTACTACGAGATTATCCGgataaatttgaatcacCACAATCGATGAATAGTTCGAATGAAGAATCGacaaagaattcaaaattgaacaacTCGGGAATCGTGCGATTATCGGCAATCAAAGAGATTATTGAACATGGAAAGCATGCCTTGTTAGACATAACTCCATCCGCTGTTGATCGATTAAATTATGCTCAATTCTATCCGATCGTCATATTTATGCGTGTCGAAAATAAATCGATCGTCAAAGAATTGAGAAATCGTTCTTCCACAAAAAACACCGTGCATCGAAGTTCACGTAAATTATttgaacaatcaatcaaattggaaaaaatatggCATCATGTCTTTACC TCGTCCATTACATTGACAAGCGGTGGTGATTTATGGTATAAAAAATTACGTGAAATCATTGACAAACAACAGACCCAAAATGTATGGATGTCCGAATTTAAACCCGACGAATCCATTTCGGATGATTTTCTATTTCCGATGAATTCCATTTCTCGTCTTAGTTATGCATCATCACCAGAAAGTGATCTTGATAtctcaatgaatgatggcaaaatggatgatgatgatgacaatgaaaaccGTGATAAAGACAAGGACGGTGGTTTCCTATCATCGACCAGTGGTGGTCGATTGGCTAAATCTTCTAGCGATCCAAGTCTGGCAAAAATTGATCCTGCCTCAACGACAGCAGAAACGATGGTTTCGTTTGAAACTAACACACCGAAAgctgatgaaacaaaatctatagaaaatcaatcaacaatgcCCATTAAgaatgatcaacaatcaccatcatcaccaaacaacaaacagattCCTTTACATTTATTGcttaaaaaagaattgaccaaaaataattcattccaAAAACgtatggaacaacaacaacaaattgataatattcCGATTACTGAATATCCAACACTTAAGCTGGGCGACACTCAATCAATGTCATTGGATCGAACTGCAGTGGGTGTGAATGCTGAATCTCCATTACCTCCACCACCGCCGTTCCCTCCTTTGCCTCAACCAGCTACTTCGAATTCATCAAAACTTGCTGTCGAAATTCCACCACGAATCGATCGAAATTCCAAACCATCACGATTTCGATCAGCTCATGAACGATTATTTGGCTCAAGTAGTAGTTCCAAAGCAACACAGCCAGCACCACCTTTACCGCCACCAACCTCTGTTGCTTCATCGGTTCATAATGGTAGCAATGGacatcaatatgatgattcggATTATATCAATACAACTGTTTTCGAATATGCTACGGATAAGCTGCAAAAGATTGAACAATCAGTCGATCAACATatgatggaacaaaaaaacagcGTGTTGCCTCGTACTACTGgatcatttataaatgatcCATACAAATTCACTCGTAGTGCAGCTCAGTCAGTACAACCGAAACCATCCAGTTTAGAACGAACAAAAAAGCCGCTTCCTCCACCTCTTCCTGCTCCAGCAAACGGCAAAACTGAATCACCCGGATATCTTCAACATCCGACTAAAACTCCTccttcaccaccaccaaaaccGAAACtaaacaatcattcattgcaATATCAGATGAATGCGATGACTTTGAATGACAATCGACAACAAATGCTTAATAATGGTAGTAAACCATACATGTCGACAACAAGCATGATGCATGAtcgaaatcatcaacaaggATATGGTGATTATGACAATATGCCACCACTCTACCCACTTAAAGTGCCACCGAAAAGAGCTTTGAATACGGTGGCCACAAATTCATCTGAAATGTCAAATGGGCCACCTGGTTATTACCAATCACTACCACATTCGTCTTATCATCATGGCTATCCGACATCAAAAGACCACTCCATTCATCAACGATATTCATCACATGCTGAAACCATATCGAATTTTATCAATGGTACAACCACCTATAACAATACAGATATGAATGGTAATTTAAATATGAA AGACAGAACGGCTTATATCGATTCGATGCAAGGAGTTAAAGCGAACAAAGTGGCTGTTCATATGGATCCAAGTGccaatcattataatcattctCAACCAAATTATGACAATCTTTGTTATCCATCGTCGTCTGGTCTGTACATGAATTCGACAGCGAATTAtatgccaccaccaccaccgttGCCACAGCAGCAGCCAAATGATAATACATATCtgaattttccatttaatGTTCGAACATTCGAAAATCCAGTAGgctatgatcatcatggacCGATGGCatcttcaatgatgaatgatatgAATGGTCATAATGGACAGCCATCACCTTTACCACCTCCTCCACCATTACCAACATATTCTCGTAGCAATAATCCAACACCAAATATTGTACAACCGATTCCTCAACAGGCCAGACAATCTGGTCTTTATTTAGATCTATCTTCGAATCGTGAGAATCGAGGCAGTGCATTCGAACTTTATCAACGCAAGCCAATGGATACATCATCGGCACGTATATCGACTACCACACCTGGTTCTCCAATGTTTCACGGTCTACCTCCTCCGCCACCATTGTTGCCAGTTAATGACTTCAA CCTTGCAAACATGTACACCAACATAGACGAAATCAATTCGTcgtcacaatcatcatcgattacaCGATTTGCTCGTGgtactggtggtggtggtgataataataccTTTTGGAATGGTAACAGTAATGGTAGTGGAGCGAAATCAATGGATCAATCGACTGTAATTGCAACAGCACGTGGTATATTTGGATCCGAAGGCGGCTCATTAGTGTCGGCCGAAACTGGTGTCAGCATAATAATACCTCCACATGCTATACCTGAAGGTGTTACACAGGAAATCTATTTTAAGGTTTGTGAAGATAACAAATTGGCACCTCCACTTGATCGTAACTTGG GTGAAACTTTACTCAGTCCAACTGTGATGTGTGGTCCTCATGGGCTACGTTTCAACATTCCAATCGAACTTCGTCTACCACATTGTGCCATTGTTAATCCGGAAAGTTGGTCATTCGCACTCAAATCAAGTGATATTAACAACG GCGAACCAACTGGCTGGCGAAACATTTCATTAAACAATGAATGCGATCGAATCAATgcaaacaatttcaatgaacaatttgTCTCTGTTTTGgttgatcatttttaa
- the RabX6 gene encoding RAS oncogene family member RabX6, whose product MTAIAIPEFKIILCGDYGVGKTSIFRRFLNDTFIDTSKLSRTQTRQSTLGLDQYSRDFEVHSSNGFRKIKIQLWDTGGLERVASITNSYYKFSEAALLVFDMSSLETFHSVSHHLLEILSMAENAKIFLIANKSDLKHQRQVSDEDIELFVEQFPKINGFFQISAKTNENIQEMWSDISEKLAVGAYSANAGAFKLHHTIYDDDDGNGNVHTTSTSCCS is encoded by the exons atgacAGCCATAGCCATACccgaattcaaaattattctcTGCGGTGATTATGGTGTTGGAAAAACATCAATATTTCGAAGATTTCTAAACGATACATTCATTGATACATCGAAATTATCGCGCACTCAAACAAGACAATCTACACTTG GATTGGATCAATACAGCCGTGATTTCGAAGTACATAGTAGCAATGGATTTCGTAAGATTAAAATTCAACTTTGGGATACTGGTGGATTGGAACGTGTGGCTAGTATAACCAATTCGTATTATAAATTTTCTGAAGCTGCTTTATTAGTGTTCGATATGAGTTCATTGGAAACATTTCATAGTGTATCACATCATCTGCTCGAAATATTGAGTATGGCAGAGAatgcaaaaatatttttaattgCAAATAAATCCGACCTAAAACATCAACGTCAAGTGAGCGATGAAGATATTGAATTATTCGTCGAACAATTTCCTAAAATAAATGGATTCTTTCAAATTAGTGCCAAAACCAATGAAAATATCCAGGAAATGTGGTCAGATATAAGTGAAAAATTGGCTGTTGGAGCATATTCAGCCAATGCTGGAGCTTTTAAACTACATCATaccatttatgatgatgatgatggtaatggtaatgTCCATACGACAAGTAcaagttgttgttcttgA
- the LOC124500219 gene encoding uncharacterized protein LOC124500219 — MSFIKPEQPVRKRRRTLNKINSDREQLPLRELLFYNPPETIFQKENRELHEEQQNETSIASPKTPSSPSIKRRTSSSRSSSISSDQSSNKDKVIDDIQQLNIPIADMPIADQSVDKQEITSSSSSTHSEKIDIPSNTDGMLTIDEKGNIVVNKSDSQTNLQNDKPVMKLKSSTTYNSFRRHERPRSIWSTEETSSFYTALEIVGTDFSLMKAVFYKESDRDRKQLKQKFKREEKNNRDYVDKILYKSLRNRSKLKPIDDVGNVENVAKKHDNDCASSSDAETEIVDVTVTEI, encoded by the coding sequence ATGTCTTTTATAAAACCGGAACAACCGGTTCGAAAACGTCGTCGAacattaaataaaataaattctgaCCGAGAACAGCTACCATTACGAGAATTATTGTTCTACAATCCACCAGAGACTATATTTCAGAAAGAGAATCGTGAATTACATGAAGAACAGCAGAATGAGACATCGATTGCATCTCCAAAGACACCATCATCTCCATCGATCAAACGTCGAACATCTTCGAGTCGTTCCAGTTCAATTAGTTCAGATCAAAGTAGCAACAAGGATAAAGTTATCGATGATATTCAACAGTTGAATATACCAATTGCTGATATGCCGATTGCTGATCAATCAGTGGACAAACAAGAGATTACATCAAGTAGCAGTAGTACTCATTCGGAAAAGATTGACATTCCATCCAACACCGATGGCATGTTGACTATCGATGAAAAAGGCAACATTGTTGTCAATAAATCAGATTCACAAACCAATTTGCAGAATGATAAACCagtaatgaaattaaaatcatctACTACTTACAATTCATTCCGTCGACATGAACGTCCACGAAGTATTTGGAGCACCGaagaaacatcatcattctatacAGCGTTAGAAATTGTGGGCACTGATTTCAGTTTAATGAAGGCCGTTTTCTATAAAGAAAGTGATCGTGATCGTAAACAATTGAAACAGAAATTTAAacgtgaagaaaaaaataaccgtGATTATGTTGATAAAATATTGTATAAATCATTACGAAATCGTTCAAAACTTAAGCCAATCGACGATGTAGggaatgttgaaaatgttgctaaaaaacatgataatgattgcgcatcatcatctgatgcTGAAACAGAAATTGTCGATGTGACTGTCactgaaatttga